A window from Apostichopus japonicus isolate 1M-3 chromosome 2, ASM3797524v1, whole genome shotgun sequence encodes these proteins:
- the LOC139980217 gene encoding alpha-(1,3)-fucosyltransferase 7-like isoform X1 yields MRHRLLRKGVWRRIMRYRSWKVILISLVLFMLYLFNLHYQMSETQSHQKMPFLGIDPYTFLPDPTTYFHFENTSPSSVQGCVKEILIYGNLTDMKGWPDLSHFYKYFSQSKRKDQEIFYRCHQHDCLLKVSLGTTVSQFRGKDAIIFGMLPKAFKGRLDRLIKEDPEDGQTWFFYSTETPLRIVDWNGDERISDLKYHKMMTYRLDSDIHLPFAYFRRYNDSERLTKLDHSEVNHKANKTKEAVWMSSNCQQIYWPRLPMLQRLQRLLPFDDFGKCGSFRCLPMRSSRCADIFRKYHFSLAFENSECYEYITERFWWYAVQHGVVPVVYGPPRSDLEIFAPPNSFIHVSDFDLVKDLAEHLWDVSLSPEKYNGYFEWKREGEIVHKFPHNIDTLCNILPHLGNWKVKRLGNSSWFNGCRRQPNEYMYSSYGPKQQKWEYILWSPWNPNSGHTLEEEKHIRMQLGRF; encoded by the exons ATGAGGCATAGGTTATTACGCAAGGGAGTTTGGAGAAGG aTCATGCGCTATCGATCTTGGAAGGTGATCCTCATATCGCTCGTCCTATTTATGTTATACCTCTTCAATCTGCACTACCAGATGTCAGAGACACAATCCCACCAAAAGATGCCATTCCTGGGAATTGATCCGTATACCTTCCTACCAGATCCAACCACCTATTTCCATTTTGAAAACACCTCCCCATCGTCCGTGCAGGGCTGCGTCAAAGAAATTCTCATATATGGCAACCTGACAGATATGAAAGGCTGGCCGGATTTATCccatttttacaaatatttttctcAAAGTAAGCGAAAAGACCAGGAAATATTTTACCGTTGTCATCAGCATGACTGTTTATTGAAAGTTTCATTAGGTACCACAGTCTCTCAATTCAGAGGGAAAGATGCAATCATTTTCGGCATGTTGCCAAAAGCTTTTAAAGGGAGACTAGACCGTTTGATCAAAGAAGACCCAGAAGATGGACAGACGTGGTTTTTCTACAGTACAGAAACGCCACTGAGAATTGTCGACTGGAATGGAGACGAGAGGATCTCTGATCTAAAATATCATAAGATGATGACGTATAGGCTCGACTCGGATATCCACTTACCGTTCGCGTATTTCCGTCGCTACAACGACAGCGAAAGATTAACCAAACTGGACCACTCTGAGGTGAATCATAAAGCAAATAAGACAAAGGAAGCTGTCTGGATGAGCAGTAATTGTCAACAAATTTACTGGCCTCGCCTTCCCATGCTGCAACGGTTACAGAGATTACTTCCGTTCGACGACTTCGGCAAATGTGGCAGCTTCCGATGTTTACCGATGAGGTCATCTCGTTGCGCCGACATTTTCAGAAAATATCATTTCTCTTTGGCGTTTGAGAATTCTGAGTGTTACGAGTATATCACCGAAAGGTTTTGGTGGTACGCTGTACAGCATGGTGTAGTACCGGTAGTATATGGGCCACCGAGGTCCGATCTGGAGATATTTGCTCCGCCAAATTCATTCATCCACGTCTCCGATTTTGATCTCGTTAAGGACCTCGCTGAACATCTGTGGGATGTCTCTCTTTCACCGGAGAAGTACAACGGTTACTTCGAGTGGAAACGAGAGGGGGAAATCGTACACAAGTTCCCACACAATATCGATACCTTATGTAATATTCTTCCACATTTAGGTAATTGGAAGGTAAAACGTTTGGGTAATTCGTCTTGGTTTAATGGATGCAGGAGACAACCGAATGAGTACATGTATAGCTCGTATGGACCGAAACAACAGAAATGGGAGTATATCCTCTGGTCCCCGTGGAACCCCAACAGTGGACATACACTCGAGGAAGAAAAACACATACGAATGCAACTTGGTAGATTCTAA
- the LOC139980217 gene encoding alpha-(1,3)-fucosyltransferase 7-like isoform X2, producing the protein MRYRSWKVILISLVLFMLYLFNLHYQMSETQSHQKMPFLGIDPYTFLPDPTTYFHFENTSPSSVQGCVKEILIYGNLTDMKGWPDLSHFYKYFSQSKRKDQEIFYRCHQHDCLLKVSLGTTVSQFRGKDAIIFGMLPKAFKGRLDRLIKEDPEDGQTWFFYSTETPLRIVDWNGDERISDLKYHKMMTYRLDSDIHLPFAYFRRYNDSERLTKLDHSEVNHKANKTKEAVWMSSNCQQIYWPRLPMLQRLQRLLPFDDFGKCGSFRCLPMRSSRCADIFRKYHFSLAFENSECYEYITERFWWYAVQHGVVPVVYGPPRSDLEIFAPPNSFIHVSDFDLVKDLAEHLWDVSLSPEKYNGYFEWKREGEIVHKFPHNIDTLCNILPHLGNWKVKRLGNSSWFNGCRRQPNEYMYSSYGPKQQKWEYILWSPWNPNSGHTLEEEKHIRMQLGRF; encoded by the coding sequence ATGCGCTATCGATCTTGGAAGGTGATCCTCATATCGCTCGTCCTATTTATGTTATACCTCTTCAATCTGCACTACCAGATGTCAGAGACACAATCCCACCAAAAGATGCCATTCCTGGGAATTGATCCGTATACCTTCCTACCAGATCCAACCACCTATTTCCATTTTGAAAACACCTCCCCATCGTCCGTGCAGGGCTGCGTCAAAGAAATTCTCATATATGGCAACCTGACAGATATGAAAGGCTGGCCGGATTTATCccatttttacaaatatttttctcAAAGTAAGCGAAAAGACCAGGAAATATTTTACCGTTGTCATCAGCATGACTGTTTATTGAAAGTTTCATTAGGTACCACAGTCTCTCAATTCAGAGGGAAAGATGCAATCATTTTCGGCATGTTGCCAAAAGCTTTTAAAGGGAGACTAGACCGTTTGATCAAAGAAGACCCAGAAGATGGACAGACGTGGTTTTTCTACAGTACAGAAACGCCACTGAGAATTGTCGACTGGAATGGAGACGAGAGGATCTCTGATCTAAAATATCATAAGATGATGACGTATAGGCTCGACTCGGATATCCACTTACCGTTCGCGTATTTCCGTCGCTACAACGACAGCGAAAGATTAACCAAACTGGACCACTCTGAGGTGAATCATAAAGCAAATAAGACAAAGGAAGCTGTCTGGATGAGCAGTAATTGTCAACAAATTTACTGGCCTCGCCTTCCCATGCTGCAACGGTTACAGAGATTACTTCCGTTCGACGACTTCGGCAAATGTGGCAGCTTCCGATGTTTACCGATGAGGTCATCTCGTTGCGCCGACATTTTCAGAAAATATCATTTCTCTTTGGCGTTTGAGAATTCTGAGTGTTACGAGTATATCACCGAAAGGTTTTGGTGGTACGCTGTACAGCATGGTGTAGTACCGGTAGTATATGGGCCACCGAGGTCCGATCTGGAGATATTTGCTCCGCCAAATTCATTCATCCACGTCTCCGATTTTGATCTCGTTAAGGACCTCGCTGAACATCTGTGGGATGTCTCTCTTTCACCGGAGAAGTACAACGGTTACTTCGAGTGGAAACGAGAGGGGGAAATCGTACACAAGTTCCCACACAATATCGATACCTTATGTAATATTCTTCCACATTTAGGTAATTGGAAGGTAAAACGTTTGGGTAATTCGTCTTGGTTTAATGGATGCAGGAGACAACCGAATGAGTACATGTATAGCTCGTATGGACCGAAACAACAGAAATGGGAGTATATCCTCTGGTCCCCGTGGAACCCCAACAGTGGACATACACTCGAGGAAGAAAAACACATACGAATGCAACTTGGTAGATTCTAA